The following coding sequences are from one Streptomyces angustmyceticus window:
- a CDS encoding ABC transporter ATP-binding protein: MTGVDLDIAAGERVALTGTNGSGKTTLLRAVLGLHRQTGGEILVGGRGHRTAAERSWRRRACAWIPQRPAAGRFPLLAGELLASSGAPAQAALAAERLGVGALSGRPLSSLSGGQLQRMHLARAVGCVAAGAGVLLADEPTAALDFAGQEEAAEVLTTLPVTVVVVTHDRAMAARCDRTLEMAAGALREVR; the protein is encoded by the coding sequence GTGACCGGTGTGGACTTGGACATCGCCGCGGGCGAACGCGTCGCCCTGACGGGGACCAACGGCTCGGGCAAGACCACGCTGCTGCGTGCGGTGCTCGGGCTGCACCGGCAGACGGGCGGCGAGATCCTCGTCGGCGGGCGCGGCCACCGGACCGCCGCCGAGCGGTCCTGGCGGCGGCGGGCCTGCGCCTGGATCCCGCAGCGGCCGGCCGCCGGCCGCTTCCCCCTGCTGGCCGGGGAGTTGCTGGCGAGCAGCGGCGCTCCGGCCCAGGCCGCGCTGGCCGCCGAGCGGCTGGGGGTGGGCGCGCTGTCCGGGCGTCCGCTGAGCAGCCTGTCGGGGGGCCAGTTGCAGCGGATGCATCTGGCGAGGGCGGTGGGCTGTGTGGCGGCCGGAGCGGGGGTGCTGCTCGCCGACGAGCCGACGGCGGCACTGGACTTCGCGGGGCAGGAGGAGGCCGCCGAGGTGCTCACGACGCTGCCGGTGACAGTGGTCGTGGTGACCCACGACCGGGCGATGGCCGCCCGGTGCGACCGGACGCTGGAGATGGCCGCCGGAGCGCTGCGGGAGGTCCGGTGA
- a CDS encoding TroA family protein, protein MARARVLVRPLVALSAGLLLVSGCGGSGASSKDASHGTSGKSGSGPVVVATTSWEAALAKAAGAENVRSLVPASIRHAPDYDLKPSDLSAVADADYVLYAPFEPFAGRIKEAAGSRAKMIDLELDNSPAKTTANVTRLGKAFGTEQAAAKWNADLAAEWKSLAGRLKASRPDGKAPAVASQVFTTWAAKLAGARLVGTYGPEAVSPAQLSRLSAKKPAFVLENENMSTGTVLPGSGAKQLNIVNYPGKDLDLLAVYRKAAEQMTKAFAAS, encoded by the coding sequence ATGGCGCGTGCCCGCGTCCTCGTCCGTCCCCTCGTCGCACTGAGCGCGGGGCTGTTGCTGGTCTCCGGATGCGGTGGCTCCGGCGCGTCTTCGAAGGACGCGTCGCACGGCACGTCCGGGAAGTCGGGCTCCGGTCCCGTGGTGGTCGCCACCACCTCCTGGGAGGCGGCGCTGGCCAAGGCGGCCGGTGCCGAGAACGTCAGGTCCCTGGTGCCCGCCTCGATCCGGCATGCGCCCGACTACGACCTCAAACCGTCCGACCTGTCCGCGGTGGCCGACGCGGACTACGTCCTGTACGCACCGTTCGAACCGTTCGCCGGGCGGATCAAGGAAGCGGCCGGCTCACGGGCCAAGATGATCGACCTCGAACTGGACAACTCCCCCGCGAAGACCACCGCCAATGTGACCCGGCTGGGCAAGGCGTTCGGTACCGAGCAGGCGGCGGCGAAGTGGAACGCGGACCTCGCCGCCGAGTGGAAGTCGCTGGCCGGCCGGCTGAAGGCCTCCCGGCCCGACGGCAAGGCGCCCGCCGTGGCCTCCCAGGTCTTCACCACCTGGGCGGCCAAGCTGGCGGGCGCGCGGCTGGTGGGGACGTACGGGCCGGAGGCGGTGTCTCCCGCGCAGCTCTCCCGGCTGTCCGCGAAGAAGCCGGCGTTCGTCCTGGAGAACGAGAACATGTCGACGGGCACCGTGCTGCCGGGCTCGGGCGCGAAGCAGCTGAACATCGTCAACTACCCGGGGAAGGACCTCGATCTGCTCGCCGTCTACCGCAAGGCCGCGGAGCAGATGACGAAGGCGTTCGCCGCGTCCTGA
- a CDS encoding class I adenylate-forming enzyme family protein, protein MTNLLHDLVPAPLRRAWAAEGHCPDIDLYTLFRSHRIADPHRTAVIDARGATSYAELDDRARCLATGLTEAGIRPGDVVGVQLPNSAEAVAADLALAALGAVALPFPVGRGGREARSLLGRAGARAVIAATEHRGIAHAKELAELAGELPELDTVIAAGAGAVPVGCRSLTALPGTANGFTPRRPDPDTAARILVSSGSEAEPKMVAYSHNALAGGRGNFLGALLAAGGPPRCLFLTPLASAFGSSGTAVTLARHGGTLVLLDRFTPEAALRAIRAHRPTHVLGVPTMVRMMLERCGPEPVAAEGLTALVLGGSALDAATRREARRAFGCPVVNLYGSADGVNCHTGLAEETAPAGGPGVVVGRPDPTVCEIRIAPLHGGTANEAETGEILARGPMTPLCYVGAPELNMRYRTADGWVRTGDLGTLDAEGTLRVVGRLKDVVIRGGANISPAEVEGELSAHPGVRDVLCVGVPDPLMGERLAACVVPRSGHEITLESLGAHLDSRGLERRKHPERLLVVTGELPLTPAGKPDRTALRDQLAAASPATPAQTG, encoded by the coding sequence ATGACGAACCTGCTCCACGACCTGGTCCCCGCGCCGCTCCGGCGCGCCTGGGCCGCCGAAGGGCACTGCCCCGACATAGACCTCTACACCCTCTTCCGCTCGCACCGGATAGCCGACCCGCACCGCACCGCCGTGATCGACGCGCGCGGCGCGACCTCCTACGCGGAGCTGGACGACCGGGCCCGATGTCTGGCCACCGGCCTCACCGAGGCCGGCATCCGCCCCGGTGACGTGGTCGGCGTCCAACTGCCCAACAGCGCGGAGGCGGTGGCTGCCGACCTGGCGCTGGCCGCGCTGGGAGCCGTGGCCCTGCCCTTCCCCGTCGGACGCGGCGGACGGGAGGCGAGATCGCTGCTCGGCCGGGCCGGGGCCCGAGCGGTGATCGCCGCCACCGAACACCGGGGCATCGCGCACGCGAAGGAACTGGCGGAACTCGCCGGGGAACTACCCGAGTTGGACACCGTAATCGCCGCGGGCGCGGGCGCCGTACCCGTCGGCTGCCGTTCGCTGACCGCTCTGCCGGGCACCGCGAACGGCTTCACCCCGCGACGCCCCGACCCCGACACGGCCGCCCGGATCCTGGTGTCCTCCGGTTCCGAGGCCGAACCGAAGATGGTGGCGTACTCGCACAACGCGCTCGCCGGCGGCCGCGGCAACTTCCTCGGTGCCCTGCTCGCGGCGGGCGGCCCCCCGCGCTGCCTCTTCCTCACCCCGCTCGCCTCGGCGTTCGGCAGCAGCGGCACCGCGGTCACCCTCGCCCGGCACGGCGGAACCCTCGTCCTGCTCGACCGCTTCACGCCCGAGGCGGCGCTGCGGGCGATCCGCGCGCACCGGCCGACGCACGTGCTGGGCGTTCCCACGATGGTCCGCATGATGCTGGAGCGCTGCGGCCCCGAGCCGGTCGCCGCCGAGGGGCTGACGGCGCTGGTCCTGGGCGGCTCCGCGCTGGACGCGGCCACCCGGCGGGAGGCACGCCGGGCGTTCGGCTGCCCGGTGGTCAACCTCTACGGATCGGCCGACGGCGTCAACTGCCACACCGGGCTGGCGGAGGAGACCGCACCGGCCGGGGGACCGGGCGTCGTGGTCGGCAGGCCCGATCCCACGGTCTGCGAGATCCGCATCGCCCCGCTGCACGGCGGCACGGCGAACGAGGCCGAGACCGGGGAGATCCTCGCGCGGGGACCGATGACCCCGCTGTGCTACGTGGGGGCGCCGGAGCTGAACATGCGCTACCGCACCGCGGACGGCTGGGTGCGCACCGGCGACCTGGGAACGCTGGACGCCGAGGGCACCCTGCGCGTGGTCGGCCGGCTCAAGGACGTGGTGATCCGCGGCGGCGCCAACATCAGCCCCGCCGAGGTCGAGGGCGAGCTGTCCGCCCATCCCGGTGTGCGCGACGTGCTCTGCGTCGGCGTACCCGACCCGTTGATGGGGGAGCGGCTGGCGGCCTGCGTGGTGCCGCGGTCCGGGCACGAGATCACCCTGGAGAGCCTGGGCGCCCATCTCGACTCCCGTGGCCTGGAGCGCCGCAAGCACCCGGAGCGGCTGCTCGTGGTGACCGGCGAGCTGCCGCTCACCCCGGCCGGCAAACCCGACCGCACCGCGCTCAGGGACCAACTCGCCGCGGCCTCCCCGGCCACCCCGGCACAGACCGGGTGA
- a CDS encoding CoA transferase, with amino-acid sequence MGHPVVIRTTRPLEGVHLEASGPPALTAPALGHLRALGAAAPEPPRTPGGPARFAAAGNGPGRVTAHTAWADVLPRAHAVDEATVQAATGMMHVHGRRDGAPRGLAVDYAATCASVLTVQGLLAAMLGRARGGTRNPHVTAGADRAALLTLSQYLAAANAPEAEAVELSPGGPPFTAACGTRFELEALDPAPWARFWRELRAPEEAVRAGWPPFQFRYATACAPLPEELHRTTRGVSWARIRQAASAAGAEVCPLHPLTDTAAERGSRAPWTLTPREETWDGPAPGTAPDAALPLAGLTVLEAGRRIQAPLAAHLLGLLGADVVRIEPPGGDPLRGMPPCCSDVSARWLALNRGKRAVQIDIKSRAGQAELRELAAGADVFLHNWAPGKAEQFGLGPDHLAAVNTGLVYAYTSGWAGWQADVPMGTDFMVQARTGVGEAARPADEAPAPSLMTLIDVLGGLLGAEAVLGGLLLRARTGRGVRVESSLLGAAETLTAPALHRAAAGGGARRPAAFRSPFATADGWIAPSDDSAAAVRGRSAELRQLTSQQALDALRADGLAATAVTTDLGALPHDPRLAGVLTRDPLGSLVVPSPWRFA; translated from the coding sequence GTGGGACACCCCGTCGTCATCCGCACGACCCGGCCGCTGGAGGGAGTGCACCTGGAGGCGTCGGGTCCGCCCGCGCTGACCGCCCCGGCGCTGGGCCATCTGCGCGCCCTCGGCGCGGCGGCCCCCGAGCCGCCCCGGACACCCGGCGGCCCCGCGCGCTTCGCCGCCGCGGGGAACGGGCCGGGCCGGGTCACCGCGCACACCGCGTGGGCCGACGTCCTCCCGAGGGCACACGCCGTCGACGAGGCCACCGTCCAGGCGGCCACCGGCATGATGCATGTGCACGGCCGCCGCGACGGTGCCCCGCGCGGCCTCGCCGTCGACTACGCGGCCACCTGCGCCTCCGTGCTGACCGTGCAGGGGCTGCTCGCCGCGATGCTGGGCCGGGCCCGCGGCGGCACCCGGAACCCCCATGTCACGGCCGGTGCCGACCGGGCCGCGCTGCTCACCCTCTCCCAGTACCTCGCCGCGGCCAACGCGCCGGAGGCGGAGGCCGTGGAACTGTCCCCGGGCGGGCCGCCGTTCACCGCCGCCTGCGGCACCCGCTTCGAACTGGAGGCGCTCGACCCCGCGCCCTGGGCCCGCTTCTGGCGGGAGCTCCGCGCGCCCGAAGAGGCAGTCCGCGCGGGCTGGCCGCCCTTCCAGTTCCGCTACGCCACCGCCTGCGCCCCGCTGCCCGAGGAACTGCACCGCACGACGCGCGGCGTCTCCTGGGCGAGGATCCGGCAGGCCGCGTCCGCCGCGGGCGCCGAGGTGTGCCCGCTGCATCCGCTCACCGACACGGCGGCGGAGCGCGGGTCCCGTGCCCCGTGGACCCTGACCCCGCGCGAGGAGACGTGGGACGGGCCGGCCCCCGGGACCGCCCCCGACGCAGCGCTGCCGCTCGCCGGCCTGACCGTCCTGGAAGCGGGCCGCCGCATCCAGGCCCCGCTCGCCGCGCACCTCCTGGGCCTGCTCGGCGCCGACGTCGTACGGATCGAGCCGCCCGGCGGGGACCCGTTGCGCGGAATGCCGCCCTGCTGCTCCGACGTCTCCGCGCGCTGGCTCGCGCTCAACAGGGGGAAGCGCGCGGTGCAGATCGACATCAAGTCCCGTGCGGGGCAGGCGGAGTTGCGCGAGCTGGCCGCGGGCGCCGACGTCTTCCTGCACAACTGGGCACCGGGGAAGGCCGAACAGTTCGGCCTGGGCCCCGACCACCTCGCGGCGGTCAACACCGGCCTGGTGTACGCCTACACCAGCGGCTGGGCGGGATGGCAGGCCGACGTCCCGATGGGCACCGACTTCATGGTGCAGGCCCGCACCGGCGTCGGCGAGGCGGCCCGCCCCGCCGACGAGGCCCCCGCGCCCTCCCTGATGACCCTGATCGATGTCCTCGGCGGACTGCTCGGCGCCGAGGCCGTCCTCGGCGGGCTGCTGCTGCGGGCGCGCACCGGCCGCGGTGTGCGGGTGGAGTCCTCGCTGCTGGGGGCCGCCGAGACGCTCACCGCACCGGCGCTGCACCGGGCGGCGGCCGGCGGCGGGGCGCGCCGCCCCGCGGCCTTCCGGAGTCCTTTCGCGACCGCGGACGGCTGGATCGCGCCGAGCGACGACTCCGCCGCCGCGGTGCGCGGCCGGTCCGCCGAGCTGCGGCAACTGACCTCGCAGCAGGCGCTCGACGCGCTGCGCGCCGACGGCCTCGCCGCGACCGCCGTCACCACCGACCTCGGCGCGCTCCCCCACGACCCGCGCCTCGCCGGAGTCCTCACCCGCGACCCCCTCGGGTCCCTCGTCGTCCCCTCGCCCTGGAGATTCGCATGA
- a CDS encoding metal ABC transporter permease → MSALGQVGDLLQLVPVQRAGAGLLLSALGLPIVGVVIVGLDIMPVRFAMMHVALLGIAAGQLLGLDPVLCALVACALAGAGVAPLARNADGLSGAMGLLMSLAIAAALLLLALSGVNANGAFALLWGSILAVRPADLAVLGALAVALPALFVWRRRDLALLLHDRELALCSGVAVQRLTVLLLVLVAVAVAGALRLTGALLVDALTLLPALAARRLGRSLVSITLWAVGIGLVVNVAGFLVSLAWDLPPGPVLVLAAGAVALAAHLVPERRTPSWRVPASSSVPSSH, encoded by the coding sequence GTGAGTGCGCTCGGGCAGGTCGGGGACCTGTTGCAGCTGGTGCCCGTGCAGCGGGCCGGGGCCGGGCTGCTGCTGTCGGCGCTCGGGCTGCCGATCGTGGGTGTGGTGATCGTGGGGCTGGACATCATGCCGGTGCGCTTCGCGATGATGCATGTCGCCCTGCTGGGCATCGCGGCGGGCCAGTTGCTGGGGCTGGACCCCGTGCTGTGCGCGCTGGTGGCCTGTGCCCTGGCGGGCGCGGGGGTGGCGCCCCTGGCCCGTAACGCCGACGGGCTCTCGGGGGCCATGGGGCTGTTGATGAGCCTGGCCATCGCCGCCGCGCTGCTGCTGCTGGCGCTGTCCGGGGTCAACGCCAACGGGGCCTTCGCGCTGCTGTGGGGGTCCATCCTGGCGGTGCGCCCCGCCGACCTCGCCGTCCTGGGCGCCTTGGCGGTGGCCCTGCCGGCGCTGTTCGTCTGGCGCCGCCGTGATCTGGCCCTGCTGCTGCACGACCGGGAACTCGCCCTGTGTTCCGGGGTGGCGGTGCAGCGGCTCACGGTGTTGCTGCTCGTCCTGGTGGCGGTCGCGGTGGCCGGCGCCCTCCGGCTGACCGGGGCCCTGCTGGTGGACGCGCTGACGCTGCTGCCGGCGCTCGCCGCCCGCCGGCTCGGCCGCTCGCTGGTGTCGATCACGCTGTGGGCCGTCGGCATCGGCCTCGTGGTCAATGTCGCCGGCTTCCTCGTCTCGCTCGCCTGGGACCTGCCGCCCGGCCCGGTCCTCGTCCTCGCTGCCGGGGCGGTCGCCCTGGCAGCTCATCTCGTACCCGAACGGAGAACCCCCTCATGGCGCGTGCCCGCGTCCTCGTCCGTCCCCTCGTCGCACTGA
- a CDS encoding sigma-70 family RNA polymerase sigma factor: MRDVDDAQVTRWALAARTGDEEAVELFVRGTRRHVLRYVTHLSRDAQAADDLVQDTYLRALRGLPGFEGRSSARTWLLTIARRTVADRIRANQARPRVAGLADWQALAEQAQRETVPGFDEGVALTDILSALAPCRREAFVLTQLVGLPYAEAAAVVGCPVGTVRSRVARARETLIALLDAADGAPARREEAAGRGPLPEPAVARSVA, encoded by the coding sequence ATGCGTGACGTCGACGATGCCCAGGTGACCCGGTGGGCCCTGGCGGCCCGTACGGGTGATGAAGAGGCGGTCGAGCTGTTCGTGCGGGGCACCCGGCGGCATGTGCTGCGCTATGTGACGCATCTGAGCCGCGATGCCCAGGCCGCGGACGACCTGGTGCAGGACACCTATCTGCGGGCTCTGCGCGGCCTGCCCGGGTTCGAGGGCCGGTCGTCGGCCCGTACCTGGCTGCTGACCATCGCCCGGCGTACGGTCGCCGACCGGATCCGTGCGAACCAGGCCCGGCCGCGCGTCGCCGGTCTCGCCGACTGGCAGGCTCTCGCGGAGCAGGCCCAGCGGGAGACGGTGCCGGGGTTCGACGAGGGGGTCGCCCTGACCGACATCCTCTCCGCTCTCGCGCCGTGCCGGCGGGAGGCGTTCGTGCTCACCCAGCTGGTCGGGCTGCCGTATGCCGAGGCGGCCGCGGTCGTCGGCTGTCCGGTGGGGACGGTCCGTTCGCGGGTGGCCAGGGCGCGGGAGACGCTGATCGCGCTGCTCGACGCGGCGGACGGCGCCCCGGCGCGCCGGGAGGAGGCCGCGGGGCGGGGCCCGCTGCCCGAGCCCGCCGTGGCCCGGTCCGTGGCCTGA